A single genomic interval of Polyangium spumosum harbors:
- a CDS encoding sensor domain-containing diguanylate cyclase, which yields MAPLVVLVLKLRRLGRAALPLLAAIALGAVVVASTASPLPLLLEAPASALLLGLLAARASKRGRAIEGTLRLDLEVGALLTVLVYAIVTRSDGALDGRLYPLVYVCVGLVSAFARPVATVLVLAFALGLDASVRRWAMASSSYERLIYSGAFMIVFASFNALLLRAEIARARSALKERIQAEVEKLRDDARSYRLLGAPAGARSASRGNDEERLVRSGVEEIHQSVLFALRLLRQAMNLHTAVLLWQNDAGTHLRISELSTDDPNVAEGPFLAGDGIFGAAITQREAVALRGLEPRHKLPYYTGPCPVRAALALPVFEHGAIRGVLVLDRLTDEPFGLKEQELAEEACRYAVRAIQNERVFVQLERAKVEQGRLYRAVESLNAATTEAEVVEAGLRTAREITSVDFAAVTLYDEAQKAHEIRAVSGGDEANLVGQQYKKNAGLVSMALENKHPLPYRGEYDEKRQIVFTKKLAPPSMPSMIVLPMLVHDKPLGTLVLGSRRRAAFGDAARSTLEVLTSHVAVSLANARMMRRLEEMATLDGMTGLYNKRAMLEIADQKIKAAKRFGRKLSVLVTDIDHFKKVNDTYGHDAGDVIIKGLGEVLRRERRATDAIARFGGEEFVVICEETDARGAMLLAERVREELGKTIFHAPKPGPDGQPVTIRVTCSIGVASFGESGETWEDLFKAADEALYASKRGGRNRSTAHASLPRAAGSKAQHAA from the coding sequence ATGGCTCCGCTCGTGGTCCTCGTGCTCAAGCTCCGTCGCCTTGGCCGCGCCGCTTTGCCGCTCCTCGCCGCGATCGCGCTCGGCGCGGTCGTGGTCGCGTCCACGGCGAGCCCGCTCCCGCTCTTGCTCGAAGCGCCCGCGTCGGCGCTGCTCCTCGGCTTGCTCGCCGCGCGCGCGTCGAAGCGTGGTCGGGCGATCGAGGGCACGCTCCGGCTCGACCTCGAGGTCGGCGCGCTCCTCACCGTGCTCGTGTACGCGATCGTGACCCGCAGCGACGGCGCGCTCGACGGGCGCCTCTACCCGCTCGTCTACGTCTGCGTCGGCCTCGTCAGCGCCTTCGCGCGCCCTGTCGCGACGGTCCTCGTCCTCGCCTTCGCGCTCGGCCTCGACGCCTCCGTGCGGCGCTGGGCGATGGCCTCGTCGAGCTACGAGCGGCTCATCTACTCCGGCGCCTTCATGATCGTGTTCGCCTCGTTCAACGCGCTCCTGCTCCGCGCCGAGATCGCCCGCGCTCGCAGCGCGCTGAAGGAGCGCATCCAGGCCGAAGTGGAGAAGCTGCGCGACGACGCCCGCAGCTACCGGCTGCTCGGCGCGCCGGCTGGCGCGCGCAGCGCGTCACGCGGGAACGACGAGGAGCGGCTCGTGCGCTCGGGCGTGGAGGAGATCCACCAGTCGGTGCTCTTCGCGCTCCGCTTGCTCCGGCAGGCGATGAACCTGCACACGGCCGTCCTGCTCTGGCAAAACGACGCCGGCACGCACCTGCGCATCAGCGAGCTCTCGACCGACGACCCGAACGTCGCCGAGGGCCCCTTCCTCGCGGGTGACGGCATCTTCGGCGCGGCCATCACCCAGCGCGAGGCCGTCGCGCTCCGCGGCCTCGAGCCGCGCCACAAGCTGCCCTACTACACGGGCCCCTGCCCCGTGCGCGCCGCGCTCGCGCTGCCGGTCTTCGAACACGGCGCCATCCGCGGCGTCCTCGTCCTCGATCGCCTCACGGACGAGCCGTTTGGCCTCAAAGAACAGGAGCTCGCCGAGGAGGCCTGCCGCTACGCGGTGCGCGCCATCCAGAACGAGCGTGTCTTCGTGCAGCTCGAGCGCGCCAAGGTCGAGCAGGGCCGGCTCTACCGCGCGGTCGAGAGCCTCAACGCCGCGACGACCGAGGCCGAGGTGGTCGAGGCCGGCCTGCGCACGGCGCGCGAGATCACGAGCGTCGACTTCGCTGCGGTCACGCTCTACGACGAGGCGCAGAAGGCGCACGAGATCCGCGCCGTCAGCGGCGGCGACGAGGCGAACCTCGTCGGCCAGCAGTACAAGAAAAACGCGGGCCTCGTCTCGATGGCGCTCGAGAACAAGCACCCCTTGCCCTACCGCGGCGAGTACGACGAGAAGCGCCAGATCGTCTTCACGAAGAAGCTCGCGCCCCCGAGCATGCCGTCGATGATCGTCCTGCCGATGCTCGTGCACGACAAGCCCCTCGGCACGCTCGTGCTCGGCTCGCGCCGCCGGGCCGCGTTCGGCGACGCCGCGCGCAGCACGCTCGAGGTGCTCACGAGCCACGTCGCCGTCTCGCTCGCGAACGCGCGCATGATGCGCAGGCTCGAGGAGATGGCCACGCTCGACGGCATGACGGGCCTCTACAACAAGCGCGCGATGCTGGAGATCGCCGACCAGAAGATCAAGGCGGCCAAGCGCTTCGGCCGCAAGCTCAGCGTGCTCGTGACGGACATCGACCACTTCAAGAAGGTGAACGACACCTACGGTCACGACGCGGGCGACGTGATCATCAAGGGCCTCGGCGAGGTGCTGCGTCGCGAACGCCGCGCGACGGACGCGATCGCGCGCTTCGGCGGCGAGGAGTTCGTGGTGATCTGCGAGGAGACGGACGCGCGCGGGGCGATGCTCCTGGCCGAGCGGGTGCGTGAGGAGCTCGGCAAGACGATCTTCCACGCGCCGAAGCCCGGCCCGGACGGCCAGCCCGTCACGATCCGGGTGACCTGCTCGATCGGCGTGGCGAGCTTCGGCGAGTCGGGCGAGACCTGGGAAGACCTGTTCAAGGCCGCGGACGAGGCCCTCTACGCCTCGAAGCGCGGCGGGCGCAACCGCTCCACGGCGCACGCGTCCTTGCCGCGGGCGGCGGGGTCGAAAGCGCAACACGCGGCGTGA
- a CDS encoding NUDIX hydrolase, which yields MPLPQKPRILLAQEQDAEPSSPAFLRVQRVMLRASFPDGERSEPFSYDIVLRDRLDAVVIAAHFRDERGVRNVYLRSCVRPPVALRNRNTSPIPERDDLGNLWELPAGLVEVDEQSPEGLLLCATRELHEELGFEVDPRSLLPLGPSSFPAPGMVGERHFFFHVVVDPSRRVTPTEDGSVLERKATIAALPLDEALALARQGLLEDEKTELALRRLAELST from the coding sequence ATGCCGCTGCCCCAGAAGCCCCGCATCCTGCTCGCGCAGGAACAGGACGCAGAGCCGAGCTCGCCCGCCTTCCTGCGCGTCCAGCGCGTCATGCTCCGCGCCTCGTTCCCCGACGGCGAGCGGAGCGAGCCCTTCTCCTACGATATCGTCCTGCGGGATCGCCTCGACGCCGTGGTCATCGCCGCGCACTTCCGCGACGAGAGAGGCGTCCGCAACGTCTACCTCCGCTCCTGCGTGCGTCCCCCCGTCGCGCTCCGCAATCGCAACACCTCGCCGATCCCCGAGCGGGACGACCTCGGCAACCTCTGGGAGCTGCCCGCGGGCCTCGTCGAGGTCGACGAGCAGAGCCCCGAGGGCCTCCTGCTTTGCGCCACGCGCGAGCTCCACGAAGAGCTCGGCTTCGAGGTCGATCCGCGCTCGCTCCTGCCGCTCGGCCCCTCGTCGTTCCCGGCCCCCGGCATGGTCGGCGAGCGGCACTTCTTCTTCCACGTGGTCGTCGATCCTTCGCGGCGCGTCACGCCGACCGAGGACGGCTCGGTGCTCGAGCGCAAGGCGACCATCGCCGCGCTCCCCCTCGACGAGGCGCTCGCGCTCGCGCGGCAAGGCCTGCTCGAGGACGAGAAGACCGAGCTCGCGCTCCGCCGCCTCGCGGAGCTCTCGACATGA
- a CDS encoding citrate synthase, with protein sequence MQESAKLTLKKDGQEQTIELPIVTGTENEKGIDISTLRAKTGHVVLDPAFVNTASTSSSICFIDGEQGILRYRGIPIEQLGEKSTFVEVAYLLIYGHLPSRTELARFSTLLTRHSLIHEDMKHFYEGYPSTAHPMAILSSMVCSLSSFYPEAMDADNREMVDITIARLLSKVRTIAAFSYKKSIGQPFVYPQNSLSYCANFLNMMFSVPAEPYEIDEDIVKVLNLLLILHADHEQNCSTSTVRLVGSAKANLFASIAAGICALWGPLHGGANQEVVEMLDEIRKDGGDVSKFVKLAKDKSSGFKLMGFGHRVYKNYDPRAKLIKVAADKVLSKLGIKDPLLDIARKLEEAALSDPYFVERRLYPNVDFYSGIIYRALGFPTNMFTVMFALGRLPGWIAHWKEQNENASTKIGRPRQIYTGATETNYISLEERS encoded by the coding sequence GTGCAGGAATCGGCCAAGCTCACGCTGAAGAAAGATGGACAGGAGCAGACGATCGAGCTTCCGATCGTGACCGGGACGGAGAACGAGAAGGGCATCGACATCTCGACGCTCCGCGCAAAGACCGGCCACGTGGTGCTCGACCCGGCGTTCGTGAACACGGCGTCCACGTCGAGCTCGATCTGCTTCATCGACGGGGAGCAGGGCATCCTGCGGTATCGGGGCATCCCGATCGAGCAGCTCGGTGAGAAGTCCACGTTCGTGGAGGTCGCCTACCTCTTGATCTACGGCCACCTCCCGAGCCGCACGGAGCTCGCGCGGTTCTCGACGCTGCTCACGCGGCACTCGTTGATCCACGAGGACATGAAGCACTTCTACGAGGGGTACCCCTCGACGGCGCACCCGATGGCGATCCTGTCGTCGATGGTGTGTTCGCTCTCGAGCTTCTATCCCGAGGCGATGGACGCCGACAACCGCGAGATGGTCGACATCACCATCGCGCGCCTTCTCTCGAAGGTCCGCACGATCGCGGCCTTCTCGTACAAGAAGTCGATCGGCCAGCCCTTCGTCTACCCGCAGAACTCGCTCTCGTACTGCGCCAACTTCCTCAACATGATGTTCTCGGTCCCGGCGGAGCCGTACGAGATCGACGAGGACATCGTGAAGGTGCTGAACCTCCTGCTCATCCTGCACGCCGATCACGAGCAGAACTGCTCGACGTCGACCGTGCGGCTCGTGGGCAGCGCGAAGGCGAACCTCTTCGCCTCGATCGCGGCGGGCATCTGCGCCCTCTGGGGCCCGCTCCACGGCGGCGCCAACCAGGAGGTCGTCGAGATGCTCGACGAGATCCGCAAGGACGGCGGCGACGTCTCGAAGTTCGTCAAGCTCGCGAAGGACAAGAGCTCGGGCTTCAAGCTCATGGGCTTCGGTCACCGCGTGTACAAGAACTACGACCCGCGCGCGAAGCTCATCAAGGTCGCGGCGGACAAGGTCCTCTCCAAGCTCGGCATCAAGGACCCGCTGCTCGACATCGCGCGCAAGCTCGAAGAGGCCGCGCTCAGCGACCCGTACTTCGTGGAGCGCAGGCTCTATCCGAACGTCGACTTCTACAGCGGCATCATCTACCGGGCCCTCGGCTTCCCCACGAACATGTTCACCGTCATGTTCGCGCTCGGCCGCCTGCCCGGCTGGATCGCGCACTGGAAAGAGCAAAACGAGAACGCGTCGACGAAGATCGGCCGCCCTCGTCAGATCTACACCGGCGCGACCGAGACCAACTACATCTCGCTCGAAGAGCGCAGCTAG
- a CDS encoding SirB1 family protein: MLPSRPSLTLFAHLVSLPESELDLVQASLVFAESEYPSLDVARYVATLEGLGRAAARRIAQTAPHGTTEERVRVVLEWLYGSQGFRGNAEEYYDPRNSYLNEVLDRKKGIPITLAVVLLDVATRAGIDARGISFPGHFLVGAAERPKQTSRLVIDPFHGRILGASELEALHARATGAGTRIDPRLLEPCSKRQILIRMLSNLHRIHASRNDDERLRNVLEHLVALAPSPELHRELDRLGGSRALLARPSAHRSLN, encoded by the coding sequence ATGCTGCCTTCTCGTCCGAGCCTGACCCTCTTCGCTCACCTCGTCTCGTTGCCCGAATCGGAGCTCGATCTCGTGCAAGCCTCGCTCGTCTTCGCCGAGAGCGAGTACCCGTCGCTCGACGTCGCGCGTTACGTCGCCACGCTCGAGGGCCTCGGCCGCGCCGCCGCGCGGCGGATCGCCCAGACCGCGCCGCACGGGACGACGGAGGAGCGGGTGCGCGTGGTGCTCGAGTGGCTCTACGGATCGCAGGGCTTCCGCGGCAATGCCGAGGAGTACTACGACCCGCGCAACAGCTACCTGAACGAGGTGCTCGACCGGAAGAAGGGCATCCCGATCACGCTCGCGGTCGTGCTGCTCGACGTCGCGACACGCGCGGGGATCGACGCGAGGGGCATCTCGTTCCCGGGGCATTTCCTGGTCGGCGCGGCGGAGCGGCCGAAGCAAACCTCGCGGCTCGTGATCGACCCGTTCCACGGGCGGATCCTGGGCGCGTCGGAGCTCGAAGCCTTGCACGCGCGGGCGACGGGCGCGGGGACGCGGATCGATCCGCGGCTGCTCGAGCCCTGCAGCAAGCGCCAGATCCTGATCCGCATGCTCTCGAACCTCCACCGCATCCACGCGTCGCGGAACGACGACGAGCGGCTGCGCAACGTGCTCGAACACCTCGTCGCGCTCGCCCCGTCGCCGGAGCTCCACCGCGAGCTCGACCGGCTCGGCGGCAGCCGCGCGCTCCTCGCCCGTCCCAGCGCGCACCGCTCGCTCAACTGA
- a CDS encoding Uma2 family endonuclease: MTSLEPECPDDLPPDDLYSQALGFESPLHAAQLMLLLETFELHWKDRTDIFAAGNLTIEFSTLERTGETLGAPDFFVVLGAQRGPRKSWNISREGGKYPNVIVEVLAPSTAAFDRGTKKRIYQDVFRTPEYFWFDPETKEFSGFHLVDGRYTPLAPDASGRLWSAQLGLFLGVHQGKLRFFTKEGALVPTGRELAARLADKLRALGVDPDAL; encoded by the coding sequence ATGACGTCCCTGGAGCCCGAGTGTCCGGACGATCTCCCGCCAGACGACCTCTATAGCCAAGCGCTTGGCTTCGAATCCCCCCTGCATGCCGCGCAGCTCATGCTCCTCCTGGAGACCTTCGAACTCCACTGGAAGGACCGGACGGACATCTTCGCGGCCGGCAACCTGACGATCGAGTTCAGCACCCTCGAGCGCACGGGCGAGACGTTGGGCGCTCCCGACTTCTTCGTCGTCCTCGGCGCCCAACGTGGACCACGCAAGTCCTGGAACATCTCGCGCGAGGGCGGGAAGTACCCGAACGTGATCGTCGAGGTCCTCGCGCCGAGCACGGCCGCGTTCGATCGAGGAACGAAGAAGCGCATTTACCAGGACGTCTTCCGCACGCCCGAGTACTTCTGGTTCGACCCGGAGACGAAGGAGTTCTCGGGCTTCCACCTCGTCGACGGCCGGTACACACCACTCGCGCCCGACGCCTCCGGACGCCTGTGGAGCGCGCAGCTCGGCCTCTTCCTCGGCGTGCACCAGGGCAAGCTTCGATTCTTCACCAAGGAAGGCGCCCTCGTCCCGACGGGTCGAGAGCTCGCAGCGCGCCTCGCCGACAAACTCCGCGCCCTCGGCGTCGATCCCGACGCGCTCTAG
- a CDS encoding HAMP domain-containing sensor histidine kinase: MRPGIRLQLLLALGTLLVLAFLPLFFAVVSLHRASMAGVIPTAPLVRLLALYMGIFALALLVFMYLAMTRLVVDPIERLSRAAGRVAEGARSLELPRTGARELAELAGSVARMTERLRADEESLRVKIDEATRYAKELERAQERLVRSERLASVGRLAAGLAHEIGNPIAALLGFEELLLAGGLDEADQRDFLQRMKRETERIHHILRDLLDFARPATSMRDPRAAEAFGSFSQALDAALALVKPQKALRDVAITLDVEKDLPLVALSEARLVQILLNLLFNAADAVPKPGGRIELVARAAPEGLRVEVRDNGPGVASHVRDRLFEPFTTTKEVGKGTGLGLAVCRGLLESVGGSIGVEEEAGEDGGACFSFTVPLAAKDLS, from the coding sequence GTGCGTCCTGGGATACGGCTTCAGCTCCTCCTCGCGCTCGGCACCCTGCTCGTCCTCGCCTTCCTGCCGCTCTTCTTCGCCGTCGTGAGCCTGCACCGGGCCAGCATGGCCGGCGTCATCCCGACCGCGCCCCTCGTCCGGCTGCTCGCCCTCTACATGGGCATCTTCGCCCTCGCGTTGCTCGTCTTCATGTACCTCGCGATGACGCGGCTCGTGGTCGATCCGATCGAGCGACTCTCGCGCGCCGCGGGCCGCGTGGCCGAAGGCGCGCGGAGCCTGGAGCTGCCTCGGACGGGCGCGCGTGAGCTCGCCGAGCTCGCGGGCAGCGTCGCGCGGATGACCGAGCGCCTGCGCGCCGACGAGGAGAGCCTGCGCGTGAAGATCGACGAGGCCACGCGGTACGCGAAGGAGCTCGAGCGCGCGCAGGAGCGGCTCGTGCGGTCCGAGCGCCTCGCCTCCGTGGGGCGCCTCGCGGCCGGGCTCGCGCACGAGATCGGCAACCCCATCGCGGCGCTGCTCGGCTTCGAGGAGCTCTTGCTCGCAGGCGGGCTCGACGAGGCCGACCAGCGCGATTTTTTGCAACGCATGAAGCGCGAGACCGAGCGCATCCACCACATCCTGCGAGACCTGCTCGACTTCGCGCGCCCCGCCACGAGCATGCGTGATCCACGCGCCGCCGAGGCCTTCGGCTCGTTCTCGCAAGCGCTCGACGCGGCGCTCGCCCTCGTCAAGCCGCAGAAGGCCCTGCGCGACGTGGCCATCACGCTCGACGTGGAGAAGGACCTGCCGCTCGTCGCGCTCTCCGAAGCGCGGCTCGTGCAGATCCTCCTGAACCTGCTCTTCAACGCGGCCGACGCCGTGCCGAAGCCGGGAGGGCGTATCGAGCTCGTCGCGCGCGCGGCGCCCGAGGGCCTGCGCGTCGAGGTCCGGGACAACGGCCCCGGCGTCGCGTCGCATGTCCGCGATCGCCTCTTCGAACCCTTCACCACGACGAAGGAGGTCGGCAAAGGCACGGGCCTCGGCCTCGCCGTTTGTCGCGGGCTGCTCGAGTCCGTGGGCGGGTCGATCGGCGTCGAGGAGGAGGCCGGCGAGGACGGGGGCGCGTGTTTTTCTTTCACGGTCCCGCTCGCCGCGAAGGACCTCAGTTGA
- a CDS encoding cyclic nucleotide-binding domain-containing protein, which translates to MSPSTLLYPPQPVPPASIDKLIATSSVCASIGPRLAPYLEHVVLPAKTVVVREGEVGREMYFLVEGEAHLRRANVDLGRIGPGAHFGELALIAGRLRTSSVVATEALTLARLSREQYERMSKEDPELALCLTHALVVSLGEELTEMTENVGALLHERSLPRRVFLDVTVNRAWMRVRTGTALGELLPRDVDGDPVVAALVNNKAVSLAMPITSDAHVEPLCASHWEGKRVYRASLGLLLLAASRRVDPDVFVRLGPGAGFGQPIELLRPGALSLVSWAERVTGMMRELIAEDAPFQQELWTVDEARSHFAEGGARDLLALLRTWRTGHVQLVCAGGEAVLSMTPMLPSAGHLPPFPFRIEVDGAAVMLRYGDESRVAPEGGAAPSSSRLPEDIQPSSARLGVRQDEPWLTTLGITSVGAFNEACVRGKTPEIIRVSEGQHEKRISRIADAIAGRGTVRVICVAGPSSSGKTTFLSRLTVQLLVNGIHPVGLSLDDYYVDREKTVRDARGEYDYEALEAIDLGALRGHLARIFAGEAVKTARYDFLTGKSHPEGGREVTLRSSDVLLIEGIHGLNPRLLDGILPRDKVFRIFIQPMTALPFDRVNRINVSDVRLLRRIVRDRHGRGTNAAANIQRWPSVRAGERSNIFPFLAQADAIFDSSLVYELGVIKVFADRYLLEVPQEHPAFVTAYRLRQLIDKVVTIYPDHVPPTSILREFIGGSGFEY; encoded by the coding sequence ATGTCGCCGTCCACGCTGCTCTACCCGCCCCAGCCCGTCCCGCCCGCGAGCATCGACAAACTGATCGCCACGAGCTCCGTCTGCGCGTCGATCGGCCCGAGGCTCGCGCCGTACCTCGAGCACGTCGTGCTCCCCGCGAAGACGGTCGTGGTGCGCGAGGGTGAGGTCGGTCGGGAGATGTATTTCCTCGTGGAAGGCGAGGCGCACCTCCGGCGCGCGAACGTGGACCTCGGCCGCATCGGGCCGGGCGCGCACTTCGGCGAGCTCGCGCTCATCGCGGGGCGGCTGCGGACGTCGAGCGTGGTCGCGACGGAGGCGCTCACGCTCGCGCGGCTCTCGCGCGAGCAGTACGAGCGCATGTCGAAAGAAGACCCGGAGCTCGCGCTCTGCCTGACGCACGCGCTCGTGGTGTCGCTCGGCGAGGAGCTCACCGAGATGACGGAGAACGTCGGAGCGCTCCTGCACGAGCGCTCCTTGCCGCGGCGCGTGTTCCTCGACGTCACGGTGAACCGCGCGTGGATGCGGGTGCGGACGGGGACCGCGCTCGGCGAGCTCTTGCCGCGTGACGTCGACGGCGATCCGGTCGTGGCGGCGCTCGTGAACAACAAGGCCGTCTCGCTCGCGATGCCGATCACCTCGGACGCGCACGTCGAGCCGCTCTGCGCGTCGCACTGGGAGGGCAAGCGGGTCTATCGAGCGAGCCTCGGGCTGCTCTTGCTCGCGGCGTCGCGTCGCGTCGATCCGGATGTGTTCGTGCGGCTCGGGCCCGGGGCGGGTTTTGGTCAGCCGATCGAGCTGCTCCGGCCCGGCGCGCTCTCGCTCGTGTCGTGGGCCGAGCGCGTGACGGGGATGATGCGCGAGCTCATCGCGGAGGACGCGCCGTTCCAGCAGGAGCTCTGGACGGTGGACGAGGCGCGGAGCCACTTCGCGGAGGGAGGCGCGCGGGACCTGCTCGCGCTTCTCCGGACGTGGCGGACGGGGCACGTGCAGCTCGTGTGCGCGGGAGGCGAGGCGGTGCTGTCGATGACGCCGATGCTGCCGAGCGCCGGGCACCTCCCGCCCTTCCCGTTCCGGATCGAGGTGGACGGCGCGGCGGTGATGTTGCGGTACGGAGACGAGTCACGCGTGGCGCCGGAGGGCGGCGCGGCGCCGTCGTCGTCGCGGCTGCCCGAGGACATCCAGCCGTCGTCGGCGCGGCTCGGGGTGCGGCAGGACGAGCCCTGGTTGACGACGCTGGGCATCACGAGCGTGGGCGCGTTCAACGAGGCGTGCGTGCGGGGCAAGACGCCGGAGATCATCCGGGTGAGCGAGGGTCAACACGAGAAGCGGATCAGCCGCATCGCCGACGCGATCGCCGGACGCGGTACGGTGCGCGTGATCTGCGTGGCGGGGCCGTCGTCGTCGGGCAAGACGACGTTCCTGTCGCGGCTGACGGTGCAGCTCCTCGTGAACGGGATCCACCCGGTGGGTTTGTCGCTGGACGACTACTACGTGGACCGCGAGAAGACGGTGCGCGACGCGCGGGGCGAGTACGACTACGAGGCGCTGGAGGCGATCGACCTCGGCGCTTTGCGGGGCCACCTCGCGCGCATCTTCGCGGGCGAGGCGGTGAAGACGGCGCGTTACGACTTCTTGACGGGCAAGAGCCACCCCGAGGGTGGGCGCGAGGTGACGCTGCGGAGCTCGGACGTGCTCCTGATCGAGGGCATCCACGGGTTGAACCCGAGGCTCCTCGACGGGATCCTCCCGCGGGACAAGGTCTTCCGCATCTTCATCCAGCCGATGACGGCGCTGCCGTTCGACCGGGTGAACCGCATCAACGTGTCCGACGTGCGTCTGCTCCGGCGCATCGTGCGTGACCGGCACGGGCGCGGGACGAACGCGGCGGCGAACATCCAGCGCTGGCCGTCGGTGCGCGCGGGCGAGCGGAGCAACATCTTCCCGTTCCTCGCGCAGGCGGACGCGATCTTCGACTCGTCGCTGGTCTACGAGCTCGGGGTGATCAAGGTGTTCGCGGACCGTTACCTGCTCGAGGTGCCGCAAGAGCACCCGGCGTTCGTGACGGCGTACCGCTTGCGGCAGCTCATCGACAAGGTGGTGACGATCTATCCGGACCACGTCCCGCCGACGTCGATCCTGCGGGAGTTCATCGGGGGCAGCGGGTTCGAGTACTAG
- a CDS encoding NAD(+)/NADH kinase — protein sequence MKRASNARRAKAPGTTNGLAAPGAPKLKVALVVKRSAYRVQVEERKNGRIQRLLAADDPTVAHLRAAHEEHEATVREVKAALAVLGVDVAFEGSVGEAFDARGLDLVITVGGDGTLLSASHSVAEVPILGINSAPEYSVGFFCGARRGEAALAIGRALRGELRRAVLTRMQVSVNGRVVAARVLNDALFCHVSPAATSRYIMRLGDVEEEQKSSGFWIGPAAGSTAAQRSAGGRVIPLKSKQLQLVVREPYTPHGERYRLRHALISPGTPLVVRSKMTDAKLFIDGPNRTIDISVGDLLEFTQASEALTVLGIAPTRRWGVEHDEPQAAASSRASR from the coding sequence ATGAAGCGCGCCTCGAACGCGCGACGCGCGAAGGCGCCCGGGACCACGAACGGCCTCGCGGCCCCGGGCGCGCCGAAGCTCAAGGTCGCGCTCGTCGTCAAGCGCTCGGCCTACCGCGTGCAGGTCGAGGAGCGCAAGAACGGCCGCATCCAGCGCCTGCTCGCCGCCGACGACCCCACCGTCGCGCACCTGCGCGCCGCGCACGAGGAGCACGAGGCCACCGTGCGCGAGGTCAAGGCCGCGCTCGCCGTGCTCGGCGTCGACGTCGCGTTCGAGGGCAGCGTCGGTGAGGCCTTCGACGCGCGCGGCCTCGACCTCGTCATCACCGTCGGCGGCGACGGCACGCTCCTCAGCGCCTCGCACTCCGTCGCCGAGGTCCCCATCCTCGGCATCAACAGCGCGCCCGAGTACTCGGTCGGCTTCTTCTGCGGCGCGCGCCGCGGCGAGGCCGCGCTCGCCATCGGCCGCGCGCTCCGCGGCGAGCTGCGCCGCGCCGTGCTCACGCGCATGCAGGTCTCGGTGAACGGCCGCGTCGTCGCGGCCCGCGTGCTCAACGACGCGCTCTTCTGCCACGTCTCGCCGGCCGCCACCTCGCGTTACATCATGCGGCTCGGCGACGTCGAGGAGGAGCAGAAGTCGAGCGGCTTCTGGATCGGCCCCGCCGCCGGCTCCACCGCCGCGCAGCGCTCCGCCGGCGGCCGCGTGATTCCTTTGAAGTCAAAACAATTGCAGCTCGTCGTCCGCGAGCCCTACACGCCGCACGGCGAGCGGTATCGGCTGCGCCACGCGCTGATCTCCCCGGGCACGCCGCTCGTCGTGCGCAGCAAGATGACGGACGCGAAGCTCTTCATCGACGGGCCGAACCGCACGATCGACATCAGCGTCGGTGATCTGCTCGAGTTCACGCAGGCGAGCGAGGCCCTCACCGTGCTCGGCATCGCGCCCACGCGGCGCTGGGGCGTCGAGCACGACGAGCCTCAGGCGGCCGCGTCGAGCCGCGCGTCGCGCTGA
- a CDS encoding HU family DNA-binding protein yields the protein MAGKKTETKKAASISKSALLNAIAEEAGGEITRKQVKLVLDNLAQIGHRELKKAGIFTVPGFAKFRVVKKPATKAREGINPFTKQPMTFAAKPASKTVRARPIKAVKDAMG from the coding sequence ATGGCTGGCAAGAAGACGGAGACGAAGAAGGCGGCCTCGATCAGCAAGAGCGCGCTTCTCAACGCGATTGCGGAGGAGGCTGGGGGCGAGATCACGCGCAAGCAGGTCAAGCTCGTCCTCGACAACCTCGCGCAGATCGGCCACCGCGAGCTCAAGAAGGCTGGCATCTTCACCGTGCCCGGCTTCGCCAAGTTCCGCGTCGTGAAGAAGCCGGCCACGAAGGCGCGTGAGGGCATCAACCCCTTCACGAAGCAGCCGATGACGTTCGCGGCCAAGCCGGCGAGCAAGACCGTGCGTGCCCGCCCGATCAAGGCGGTCAAGGACGCGATGGGCTGA